A region from the Phycisphaerales bacterium genome encodes:
- the clpB gene encoding ATP-dependent chaperone ClpB, giving the protein MRMDRFTVLAQQVLADAQQLALSMQHAELRPLHLLAAMLETDGQSGRSIAHSIIERTAADPDRIAEIARGELRRLPTVSGAQPSAASDTIAVLNKADAEAKALGDSYVSTEHLLLALADVKSDAKEVLSVNAVKRDVLLKAIKAMRQASGVSNVHDPGAESQYEALKKYAIDLNEKAQEGKLDPVIGRDEEIRRCMQVLSRRTKNNPVLIGEPGVGKTAIAEGLAQRIVNGDCPASLKQSRIVALDVGALLAGAKYRGEFEERLKAVLREVAASNGQIILFIDELHTIVGAGAAEGAVSAGNMLKPALARGELRCIGATTLDEYRKYIEKDAAFERRFQPVFVGEPSLEDTIAILRGLKSRYEAHHGVRITDPALISTATLSHRYIADRFLPDKAIDLLDEASARLRIENDSMPSELDELRREIMRLEIEREALKQESDEASRKQLDAVQKELAELSEKSSSLFAQWEAQKKELDTVKAMKEKIEAKHTELEQAQRLGDLERAARIQYGELRELEKNVQVAEAELRKRQASGAMMVSEEVTPEHIAEIVSKWTGIPVSKLVQGEKEKLVHMEEYLGRRMVGQDEAVRAVSDAVRRSRAGLGDPRRPIGSFLFLGPTGVGKTELCKVLAEYLFDTEDAMVRIDMSEFMEKHSVARLIGAPPGYVGYEEGGRLTEAVRRRPYCVILLDEIEKAHPDVYNVLLQVLDDGRLTDGHGRTVDFKNTIVVMTSNIGSQHLQELASRQAPEWEIEAAVKDELKRTLRPELLNRIDETIVFHQLTREEIREIVHIQVNLLRRRLAEREIHVELTDAAIDAIADLGYDPVYGARPLKRVIQQQIENALASRLLAGEFGPGDQVEIDYQGRSFVFAKAA; this is encoded by the coding sequence ATGAGGATGGATCGATTTACCGTGTTGGCCCAGCAGGTGCTTGCCGATGCCCAGCAACTGGCGTTGAGCATGCAGCACGCCGAACTCCGCCCGCTGCACCTGCTGGCCGCGATGCTTGAGACCGATGGCCAGAGCGGCCGGTCCATCGCCCACTCCATTATCGAACGTACGGCCGCCGACCCGGACCGGATTGCGGAGATCGCGCGCGGCGAACTGCGCCGCCTGCCGACGGTCTCGGGCGCCCAGCCTTCGGCCGCCTCGGACACCATCGCCGTGCTCAACAAGGCCGACGCCGAAGCCAAGGCGCTGGGCGACTCCTACGTCTCCACCGAGCACCTGCTGCTGGCGCTGGCCGACGTCAAGTCCGACGCCAAGGAAGTGCTCTCCGTCAACGCCGTCAAGCGCGATGTCCTGCTCAAGGCCATCAAGGCGATGCGGCAGGCCTCGGGCGTGTCCAACGTCCACGACCCTGGCGCTGAGAGCCAGTACGAAGCGCTCAAGAAGTACGCCATCGACCTCAACGAAAAGGCCCAGGAAGGCAAGCTCGATCCCGTCATCGGGCGCGACGAGGAGATCCGCCGCTGCATGCAGGTGCTCAGCCGCCGCACCAAGAACAATCCGGTGCTCATCGGCGAGCCGGGCGTGGGCAAGACGGCCATCGCAGAGGGCCTGGCCCAGCGCATCGTCAACGGCGACTGCCCCGCGTCGCTCAAGCAGTCGCGCATTGTCGCGCTCGACGTCGGCGCGCTCCTTGCCGGGGCGAAGTACCGCGGCGAGTTCGAGGAGCGCCTCAAAGCGGTCCTGCGCGAAGTTGCGGCGAGCAACGGGCAGATCATTCTCTTCATCGACGAACTGCACACCATCGTCGGCGCCGGTGCCGCCGAAGGCGCTGTCTCGGCCGGGAACATGCTCAAGCCCGCGCTGGCGCGGGGCGAACTCCGCTGCATCGGCGCCACGACTCTTGATGAGTACCGCAAGTACATCGAGAAGGATGCCGCCTTCGAGCGCCGCTTCCAGCCCGTATTCGTCGGCGAGCCGAGCCTCGAAGACACCATCGCCATCCTGCGCGGCCTCAAGTCGCGTTACGAAGCCCACCACGGCGTGCGCATCACCGACCCGGCGCTCATCTCCACGGCCACGCTCAGCCACCGTTACATCGCCGACCGCTTCCTGCCCGACAAGGCCATCGACCTGCTCGACGAAGCCTCGGCTCGCCTGCGCATCGAAAACGACTCGATGCCCAGCGAACTCGACGAACTCCGCCGCGAGATCATGCGCCTGGAAATCGAACGCGAAGCGCTCAAGCAGGAGTCCGACGAAGCCTCGCGCAAACAACTCGACGCGGTGCAGAAGGAACTGGCCGAACTGAGCGAGAAGAGTTCTTCGCTCTTCGCCCAGTGGGAAGCACAGAAGAAGGAACTCGACACCGTCAAGGCGATGAAAGAAAAGATCGAGGCCAAGCACACCGAACTCGAACAGGCCCAGCGCCTCGGCGATCTCGAGCGTGCCGCCCGCATTCAGTACGGCGAACTGCGCGAGCTTGAGAAGAACGTGCAAGTCGCCGAGGCCGAGTTGCGCAAGCGCCAGGCATCGGGCGCGATGATGGTGAGCGAAGAAGTCACGCCCGAGCACATCGCCGAGATCGTGAGCAAGTGGACGGGCATTCCCGTTTCCAAACTCGTGCAGGGCGAGAAGGAAAAACTCGTTCACATGGAGGAGTACCTCGGCCGCCGCATGGTGGGCCAGGACGAAGCGGTTCGTGCCGTGAGCGACGCCGTGCGCCGCAGCCGCGCTGGCCTGGGCGATCCGCGCCGGCCCATCGGCTCATTCCTCTTCCTCGGCCCGACGGGCGTGGGCAAGACCGAACTGTGCAAGGTCCTCGCTGAGTATCTCTTCGATACCGAAGACGCGATGGTGCGCATCGACATGAGCGAGTTCATGGAGAAGCACTCCGTGGCCCGCCTCATCGGCGCGCCGCCCGGATACGTGGGCTACGAAGAGGGCGGCCGCCTCACCGAGGCCGTGCGCCGCCGGCCGTATTGCGTCATCCTGCTCGACGAGATCGAGAAGGCGCACCCCGACGTGTACAACGTGCTGCTGCAGGTGCTCGATGATGGCCGACTGACCGACGGCCATGGCCGCACGGTGGACTTCAAGAACACCATCGTGGTAATGACGAGCAACATCGGCAGTCAGCATCTTCAGGAACTCGCCTCGCGCCAGGCTCCCGAATGGGAGATCGAGGCCGCCGTCAAGGATGAACTCAAGCGCACGCTCCGGCCGGAGCTGCTCAACCGCATCGACGAGACGATTGTCTTCCACCAACTGACCAGGGAAGAGATCAGAGAGATCGTGCACATCCAGGTCAACCTGCTCCGCAGGCGCCTGGCCGAACGCGAGATCCACGTTGAACTCACGGATGCGGCGATCGACGCGATTGCCGACCTCGGCTACGACCCGGTGTACGGCGCCCGCCCGCTCAAGCGCGTGATCCAGCAGCAGATCGAAAACGCCCTGGCGTCGCGCCTGCTCGCCGGCGAATTCGGCCCCGGCGACCAGGTCGAAATCGACTATCAGGGGCGGTCGTTCGTGTTCGCCAAGGCCGCATAG